ACTTAAAGAGAAATCCATcctagttataaataacaaatatctaACTTGTTCATTAgacttacaaatatttttttttaataatttataaatctatattatatgtttatgtCTTATATCAAAtgtttaattactattaataatttgatttattgccaaaataaatttgttttatttatttatttcattttgacATATTATGAAACATTCTTCATGATGCAATTTACCAGACATTAATACTTCACTGTCACTATATTTGTTGAttgtacatataaatacatgtagTACTATTATCAGGTTGAATATAAATGGTTCGTCTCACGCGACCTCAGCAGAGGTTCCTCTAGAAGATCGTGAGTACTACAATGACATGCCGGACAAAATCCCACCGGAGCCGGCGCCGCCTGCCGCGCCCATCTCTCACCATCGACATCCACCACCGCCGCCATTGGCTTCTCTACCACCTATATCTTCGTGAGTTCACATATCATTATAATACGacataaaagtttattaagcaaatcatttttttttttttttttttttttatttttttaaagacaattcacaccaattgacctagtcccatgctaagctggtgaagcttgtgttatgggtactaggcaacggatatacatacatattatagatagatagacatataaatacatatttaaacacccaagacctaagcacaacaccaaatgctcatcacatcgatgttcgtctcagccggggatcgaacccgggacccatggatttgcagtcaggggtactaactaCTAGACCAATCATTCTGATGTACAAACCCCTTGACTATGCTAAAAAGGTCACACTTCAATAAGAACACAACAGAAACTATTttgatgtaatattatttgttttttttgtatatttaatctGGCAATTGTCACCATTTTTAGCATATTTGATAGCTTTCTAGGGGTTATATGTTtgataatttatgttaaactGATTTTGTGTCTTGTGTCAAAATTTGCACCAATCCTGTAGTTAcattatataagtaataacCAGACCTGATTTGCGCGGACGACGACAATAGCTTGCAAAATACCAAAAGATggccttttttaatatttattgatattatcaCGCATTTTTCCCTAAGTGGTAGGTAGAGACCATGGATCTCCATTGCTACGGTCCTAACCACCACTTTCATAacattcaccatgcatgcCCGTCGGTCATGGGTACTATTAACTTGTCCCTTCTCTAGTACTTCctggatttggtccaggtaTGTACGACCAGGCCTACCCAACCCTATTTCACCATCCACGGTTGCCTTGTAtagggtttttcaacaagaactttgttttttaaacaaaataaaacaaagaatttagaggaaaatgaataaaaattttattgtattacaaagagaaaagtttggcaattatgaatgaaaaatgatatctggcaaatgtccatcacgaccacgctgacagatgttgattctttcatcaaaatttttaatcactttttggcaaaatggagggtctatttcgttaatgacatcacggattttgagttttaaggctgcaatcgattcgattggctccgtatagactctgtctttaacatagccccacaaaaaataatccagtggtgttaaatcacacgatctggctggccacttaacagctgaatttcgcgaaattatgcgctcgagaaatttggtttgcaataaattgatcgtttcattggctgtgtgacatgtggcaccgtcctgttgaaaccacatttcagtgatatccatgtcatcaataataggccaaaatttagtggttaacatctcgcgataccgtgatccattgactgttaccgcatttccagcctcatcttcgaaaaaaaacggcccaatcacgcctccagaccacatagtgcaccacacagtaacacgttgagtatgcaaagccttctcaataattgctttaggattttcagaagcccaaatgcgacaattttgcttgttgacgtaccctgacaaatgaaaatgggcttcgtcttaaaaaatgattttttcagaaaaaccagcaggttgttcctgaatgaactgagcgaatctgcggcgatttgaatggtcgatcagctttaattcctgcaccagttgaatcttgtaaggcttcaaagccaaatcctttcgcaaaattcgccatgttgtgcttttggataaccccaattgttgagaacgtcgtgaaattgacaaaactttgatcttcttcaacactgtggctcacagcggcgatgttttctgttgaacgacccggtcgaacacgtgttggtgttggcacattttgtaccgagcctgtcgactcaaatttcgcgaccaaattcttaacagcggtctcagaaggacgattatgctggccgaaaatatcacgaattttacgaaatgtaactttaacagaaccaccatttttatagtggatttgaattattttaatgcgattttcgagcgaaattgaattcattgtaataattgccaaagcacctgctacgaataccgccaaaaactaaatgtcaaaactatcacgttctcggtgttgccacaattgaaaaacgaacttcttgttgaaataccctttaTATCCTGTTTGTTAACCGCATTGTTAGAAGCATGCAggtaaagtttaaataaacataaagttttattaaactacTAATGAACTCATTATgtttgaatattaataattatctatacaTAAGTTAAGAGGAAAATTATGTGAGTATtcataatacattaatattcacttaattgatttattaacatCAGTTGTGTGGAAGCTGTTTGTGTGATTGATGGTAAGATTTTTTAGCACCATGATATTATACTTTATCAAtccatttattactttatttgaaGGAAATAgacgttttaaataatgtgtttaaaaaattactgttCCTTCAGTAAATTTAGTACTTTTTCGCATTTTCAGCGTACAAGGTTATAAGAATGACccgaatttattatttctctgTCGTTTTAGACttgaaatatgaaaaataatgatCCTTCGAGGCAATCATTATTTTAGATACattatttgatttgaattattcttttttgtttaatagataaaagaCGTTTCTACATCATACCCATTTTTTGATAACCGAGGAAGTAATCCTTTTTGTGCATTCCCCGCAATTCAATATACGTAACTCAAATCACATCAGGCATCCCGTTATTAGAGAGCCGGGTGAGCAATATCCTCTAAAAAAATCACCTCGTGTGTATCCCGCCTAATGATCAGTGTCGCCTTCGCATTCTACCGGGGCAGTAGCTAGAGCTAAAAATGTAGAATAGTACATTATTCTATTCTCGTGAATAATTATATGCTTTTGATTCCAGTTGTGAGGAAAGTGTCCGTCAGTACGTGAACCAGACGCCCCCACCCCGCACTCCCCCCACCGCATTGCTACCCAACCATCATACAGACATATTTGATATGCGTaagtataagtacatataaacgtactatattatgtgtttagaCAATGGGACATGCATGCACGCGTGGATTtcgtttattttgaaaagtaaattattttttaaaagtaaaaattaaagtaaaagtaaatttacataaaaccatAATTAGTTAAACACCTAAAGCTTCCTAAGGCATTACTTTTAAACGATAAAAATCTGTTCAGAAGTTTTTGATAATATCACGCTCATACAGACAGAATTATATTGATGCTtcgagttttaaaaaaaaacctgtcAGGCAAAAGATTTGCAacttaacatacatataagGTATAGGTGTATACATCATTACAGGCTGACACAGATTGCGCTTAGTCACTTTAAGTCTTTTCATGGACCACGGACCGAATCTCGCAGCGGAATGAATCTTGAATGAGTCACTGACTCGCTTTTAAATCAAACTAGTGATTTTTTCGACGTAATTGTTTGTGAATCAGTCACAGAAGTtgtgtacgagccaaggcacATTTTTCTCACTCaggttttattagttttataagcgtggcgatttcctaaataGTCGGAGCTaggccccgagagtatagccagacgtaggcactctcttcaactgttgcattcattcgtttcatagcaattaacatttcattatttcgcttatacTCTATTGTTGTACGCGGGTAgtaaatatagagtaaaactaaatatcctctattatttaaagcgcctcgatgacccaggaaccgtacattttggtccttcgatgcgtatttaatgtttctggtagtttgttaaaaaattatgtcaacttcaaaaccatatttttatattcttaatcGCAATAACACTAACACTTTGATAGTATGAAACACAagtgttattataaaatatggattttattaataaaaaaaattgttataaatattgattttatattaacacgTCAGTCACGTGACACTTAGTATCGAATCTTGTATCTTGTGTGAAAATGATTTCGCCTGTCTAATCCTTATACAATCTTAGAGTTTAATGTCGTCGGAGACTGTGTTTGATtgaattatgttatatatgtgTGTTGGTAAAATTCATTAATGCTAACACGTAAAAAACGCATGGTCCGTCAtgccataccataccatagaCCATGGACTGGTACGCGCCATCTTGCCTAGAGTTCTAGAGAGAGATCTTTCGGCGggttctttaaattataaatgtttcatttgaaaattttaaagctAATACTTAACAggattacaaaatacaaagttgaataagttatttagtcactaataaataatctgaaatgttttttcaagtcttgtcaaatagcctattattgtaatttttcagaGCCCTTCACAGCAGCCCCTTTGACGTCATCGTCGACATCTCCCGGTACTTCGCCGGCGGGGGCAGAGGCCGAGCCTCTAGGGCCGAGCGCACAGGCTGCTCTACTCGCTAGGGAACCGTGGTTCCATGGTGCTATCTCAAGGAGTGCTGCCGAAAAGGTACCAactatgttaaatattatgtctaaaaaattgtatatattttataatttgtataaatatacatattcatTCATAAATCACTGTATTTGTACCCTTTAAactcatctgtctcttttcaccATAGCATTAACAAGACTTcgcagaaagagacgaaagattAAGTATTTTAGTTTGAGCGCATgtcgaatgttttttttatatgaatacatacttatatatatcaaGTATATTAGGGTATATAAAATCATGTCATGGACCGTGTGTGTCCCTCTTTAGTCTATGCCAATGCCTGTCTCTTAAAACACTTAAATCTGATTATATGTTTGCAGTTGGTGGTAGAAGATGGCGAATTCCTAGTGCGAGAGTCGAGCGCGTGCCCCGGTCAGTTTGTCTTAACGGGATCTCGACGCGGACATCACAAACATTTGCTGCTTGTCGACCCTAATGGAGTGGTAAGcgaatttccgaaccaataccACTTAAGTTCAAGAAAATAGCAAGATTTTTTACATTGTGAGTGTTGTGCCTtcatgattaataaaaatacatcaatgttttaatatcaatcaGTATTGTACCAACCAACACTCATATTAAATAGTCGTGTCTTGAAGAGCCTTGATTCATTACAATACTCAGTACCTTATAAGGACATACGAATACCAAATAAGGTACAGTGTCTACGGGCAGCGGTGTCTTTTAACATTGGGTGAGCCTACTCGTTGGCCACCTTTTGAAAACATTTTGACCTAGCAAGGAGACACGAAATTTCTATAGTCCAGACTCTAGTCTATGGAATATGGCATTCATTTActtatattgatttattaggTTAATaccgatataatatgtatgatatgatatggcatcaaaatgtatttcacaattttaataatttcacttACGAACTTTCTGGCAatcctcctgcccatttgccctctgttatataaaactaaactaaacaaaCTGTTATACACACGCGGTTTTGTCccttattttattgttgtaataataaattattgtgtcAGTTTCTGTAttcacaaaacattttttttttttcatatttaaaactataataacaGTGTTACATAACATGAAAGATAGGGATGACTTCAAACCCCCACGACGGTTCTCTTTAACAGACAAACGTAAATTAGTGATCGTCTCATATAAGTAATGCTTTTGTGTTTCGCTTTTCTTATCACCAATAGACAAATCTTTcttttctgtatatttttttattaattgtcacaGTACCTAACTGGTTCTCGTTGTGCCTAGGGAAGGCTTTAAACCAGCTATTTGGTGATAGATAATAGCGCATCTACTCCGTGTTTATTCgtttgtttgttaaatatactATGTAATAGTTCCTAAGATGAGAGCAAACAAATCagctttatattaaaatgatatttgaatttattacagGTTCGAACGAAGGACCGAGTTTTCGAGAGCGTGCCTCACCTCATCAAATACCACTGTACCAACGAGCTGCCGATTGTGTCTGCTGACTCTGCACTTTTGCTTCGGAAACCTGTTATGAGATCCTGATTGCCGGACACGCATTACGGACACACGTATTGAAACGGACAATTGTTAAGTGTTAAAACTGGACTGTTAACTGCAAGATTTTAACCTATATATGTTAGAagtaaagaaaatgttttgaaGAAAAGTTGAGGGTAGTTGAGAATATGTTGACTTTGAGAGGGTAGTTTAAAATCGAATATCTAAAGAGTTGTAAAATGTCTTagcttaaataattaaattttccatCACATTTGAAAATCACGATTCATCGACAATTTTAAGTCAAATACAAGTTTTGACAGCTCCCGATACTGCTTTAATCTCGATTGATGTTTGAATACTGGCCTAGTGCCAAGTAATacttgatatttaaattaggaCCCAAAGTCCTATTAACTACATGTACTATAAAAGTACAATTTTTGTTTCCATGGTTACAAATTTCAAAGGAATATATGCACCCGGTTACCATGGCGACAATTACTATTAGTCCAATTAAAAAGCTGTAACAGTTTACCAACTAGTTTGTGTAATCTTAAAAAACGATTCAtagatttttttcaatactAAGCCTAAACGATTCGTAATTACTAACAATCGTATTGTTAGTAATTACGAATCGTTTAGgctacatttaaataaaactgtgGAGGAAGGAGAATGTTGTTCTTCTGGCCTTAAGTCCTTAAGGGAGGACCGACCAGTGTGACTGACTGGtagggatgtgacattctgcataaaaaaatcgattttttattaatcgattatttttttagcatgaATAATCGaatttttcctaatttttgaattaatttcaaaataaacaccctaaatatttaatttttcatggttttttaaattaaaaataaacaatagaaattataaacacaaattaacgtttaagaataatcaaaatcgaaattaacttCATCTCGTTTTGATAAATGCTGAGTGTATTCCTTTTCAGTAgcacattgcagtatttttgttgtctttttaattgtatgtagtcttgtgctgctgaataaaataatcgattattaatcgattattttaaatataaaaatcgcataaacaaatcgattattttttcacatccctagtGACTGGTCAGAAGGCCTCAGTGGCTACGGTCCAGACGTTGTGTATAGCTTTAGAGGTCGGAATAACTTCGTAATCGCGTTTCAGGGTATGATGTCATCAGCGCAGTGATTGTTGTCGTATATTGTCTGATGGATTTACACACGAATTATTATCgcgtttaaatgtgtatttcctaacaatatatttaaatatttgtataatataaaatgcatTTATTCTTGTATCTCGTgatatattaacaattttttctttatctttTGCAAAGGGCctataattagttttaagcTTATAGACATGTTTTTATATGCactatataatattcttatcGAATTTTGTCTTCCAATTTGCAATGCATTCAttactacatatattattaatttaagttttcattcagtgattaaaatttaacttgcTATATCATTATTTACAAGTTACTCCTtactaaaatactaaattatctaatttgtaaaaaaatatttaatacacaaATTGGTAATTCATATGTTTATCTGTGATCTTTATATCATTATATGATCACAATTTAACGAAGTTTACATCACCAAGGAGTTTCTATTGTATTGTTAATGTATTGTGATCTGTGACAACTTTGCGCGTTTGTATGGATCATCCATGGtccttttaataaaagtttcaatctcaatttataagatattgtatgaaagttaataaaacataagtaTTTAACAACAATGCAAGAATGGCATAAAGTACTATTTCAAAATTCTTAGGTTAATAAAATGTGCAATCGCAATGCCAAACAAGAGAATTTCcatgaaaatcatatttttctaaaactatattttgataagatctgctttttatttagattcaTTCCATGCTCTCTTAGATTAAGAatgtattttatcattaaatgCACAATATTTACCATTTAATCAATTTAGTTAGTTGTAACTATAGGTGCTATGACAGCTTACTTAAACGATATTAtgtaaaagtataaatatatgaatttattgtaattattgacTATTTGAATTCAGCTCCCTCTTTGTGTTTAAGAGATGATAAATTATGAAGTTACTAGAATACGCCTAataagtgaaaataaaaaagaatatattttaagaaatccaaagatataattgttttatattattcgcTTCCATCAGTAAACATTGAACTCTGTTACCTAAATATTATAAGCACGCATAGTGAATTGAAAAGTTCTTTAGACACGTATTCTAAATTGACGAAACTGAAACCCACTGTCAAAGACGTTGACACATTTGACAGTGACGTGATATATG
The Pieris napi chromosome 1, ilPieNapi1.2, whole genome shotgun sequence DNA segment above includes these coding regions:
- the LOC125052204 gene encoding SHC-transforming protein 1, whose product is MADSGPFVAKPARGWLHPDSVLASDGITYAVRYIGCMEVLTSMKKLDFETRSQVAKECIARVCAAAGLRSADKKRRISQAASCALAAKPRMAHSGSNVALTVSSRAITLAALEGGETIARHDMPRVSFASGGDQDSLDFVAYVAKSVPPTEWRACYVLECGGRLAQDVIATIGQAFELRFKEFLTKPTSLNINGSSHATSAEVPLEDREYYNDMPDKIPPEPAPPAAPISHHRHPPPPPLASLPPISSCEESVRQYVNQTPPPRTPPTALLPNHHTDIFDMQPFTAAPLTSSSTSPGTSPAGAEAEPLGPSAQAALLAREPWFHGAISRSAAEKLVVEDGEFLVRESSACPGQFVLTGSRRGHHKHLLLVDPNGVVRTKDRVFESVPHLIKYHCTNELPIVSADSALLLRKPVMRS